The sequence AATCTACAGCaagatattttaattcatttggagTAACCATTTTTAATTCACTTATAAGTTCATTCACCATGTGAAACTTAgtgataattctttttaaaattctacatacTTGTTCATTTTGAAATCTTTAATAGTTCACATAAATGTTACATTTATCACCACAAAGTGCTACAACctgaaaagcacttagaacatcTTCTAGCACAACTCTAATTTCACAAATGTGTAGAGATGTTAAGCATCTTGTTTGTGGTGACAATATTAGTTACTGACAAAGTTGGGACTTAGAACTCAAGTCTCTGGCACTTATTTTTGAGTTGAGCCTATGTCATATGACTTCAAGGAATTGAAAACTGGtctcattaaataataatataagctAAAATGTTTCCTTCTATGTTTTCCAGGGTCAAAGTATTTTTGGGCTTGATGTTATTGAAACaccagaaggagagaagatgcCACAATTGATAGTTCAAAAGGAGTTAGATAGGGAAGAGAAAGATACATATGTAATGAAAGTAAAGGTTGAAGATGGTGGCTTTCCTCAAAGATCCAGTACTGCCATTTTGCAAGTCAGCGTTGCTGATACAAACGATAACCGCCCAGTCTTCAAGGAGAATGAGATTGAAGTCAGTATACCAGAAAATGCTCCTGTAGGTACTTCAGTGACACAACTTCATGCCACAGATGCCGACATAGGTGAAAATGCCAGGATTCACTTCTATTTCAGCAATCTAGTCTCCAACATGGCCAAGAGGCTATTTCACCTCAACTCCACCAGTGGACTTATCACAATCAAAGAACCACTGGATAGGGAGGAATCACCAAACCACAGGTTACTGGTTTTGGCAAGTGATGGTGGATTGATACCAGCAAGATCAATGGTGCTAGTAAATGTTACAGATGTCAATGATAATGTCCCATCAATTGACATAAGATATATCATCAATCCAATCAATGGCACCGTGGTTCTTTCAGAAAATTCTCCACTCAACACAAAAATTGCGCTCATAACTGTGACAGATAAGGATGCTGACCTTAATGGTAGGGTGACGTGCTTTACAGATCATGAAGTCCCTTTCAGGTTGAGGCCAGTATTCAGTAATCAGTTCCTCCTAGAGACTGCTGCGTATCTTGACTACGAGTCCACAAGAGAATATGCTATTAAATTACTGGCTGCAGATGCTGGCAAACCTCCTTTGAATCAATCATCCATGCTCCTCATCAAAGTAAAAGATGAAAATGACAACGCTCCAGTTTTCACTCAGCCTTTCATAAGTCTTTCTGTTCCTGAGAATAACTCTCCTGGCACCCAGTTGACAAAAATAAGTGCAATGGATGCAGACACAGGGCATAATGCTGAGATAAACTACCTGCTTGGCATTGATGCTCCATCTGAATTCAACCTGGATCGTCGTACAGGCATTCTGACTGCAGCGAAGAAACTggatagagaaaaacaggaaaaatattcatTCACAGTTCTGGCAAAAGATAACGGGATGCCACCTTTAATAACCAATGCCACAGTCTTAGTGACTATTCTTGATCAGAATGACAACAGTCCAATTTTCACTCACAATGAGTACAACTTCTATGTCCCAGAAAACCTTCCAAGACATGGCACAGTAGGACTAATCACTGTAACTGATCCTGATTATGGAGAAAATTCTGCAGTCACTCTCTCCATTTTAGACGCAAGTGATGATTTCACCATTGATCCACAGACTGGTGTCATCCGACCGAATATTTCCTTtgatagagaaaaacaagaatCTTATACTTTCTATGTAAAGGCTGAGGATGGTGGTAGGGTATCACGTTCTTCAACTGCCAAAGTCACCATAAATGTGGTTGATGTCAATGACAACAAACCAGTTTTTGTTGTCCCTTCTTCGAACTACTCCTTTGAATTGGTTCTGCCATCCACAAATCCAGGCACAGTGGTCTTCACGGTAGTTGCTGTTGACAATGACACTGGTATGAATGCAGAGCTTCATTACAGCATTGTAGGAGGAAACACAAAAGGTCTGTTTATGATTGACCAAACAACAGGCAACATTACACTGAAGGAGAAATGTGTCCTTGCAGACCTTGGTTTACACAAACTGGTAGTCAAAGTCAAGGACTTAGGACAACCTGATTCTCTCTTCAATGTTGTAAATGTTAATCTATTTATGAATGAGTCAGTGACCAATGCTACACTGATCTATGAATTGGTGCGCAAAAATATTGAAACACCAGTGACCCAAAGTATTGAGACATCTGATACATCCTCACCATCCAGTGACTATGTCAAGATCGTGGTTGCCATTGTTGCAGGCACCATAACTGTCATCCTTGTTATTTTCATCACTGCTGTAGTAAGATGCCGCCAATCACCACACCTTAAGGCTGCTCAGAAAAACAAGCAGAATTCTGAATGGGTTACTCCAAACCCAGAAAACAGGCAGATGataatgatgaagaaaaagaagaagaagaagaagcataCCCCTAAGAACTTGCTGCTTAACTTTGTTACTATTGAAGAAACTAAGGCAGATGATGCTGACAATGATGGAAACAGCGTCACACTAGACCTTCCCATTGAACTGGAAGAGCAAACCATGGGCAAGTACAACTGGGGCACTACACCTACTACTTTCAAGCCTGACAGCCCTGATTTGGCCCGGCACTACAAATCTGCCTCTCCACAGCCTGCCTTCCAGATCCAGCCGGAAACTCCCCTGAATTCAAAGCACCACATTATCCAGGAACTGCCTCTTGATAACACCTTCGTGGGCTGTGATTCCATCTCCAAGTGTTCCTCCAGCAGTTCTGATCCCTACAGCGTTTCTGAGTGCAGCTATCCAGTGACAACTTTCAAGACCCCTGTGTCTGTACACACCAGACTGGTAGGTAATCCAAGTTTCTAAGTaacctttctaattttatattttttaattattttcagttgAAGTAGGACTTTACAGAATCTACTGACTCAACTTGGGATCAAAATGATCGTGTTCTGCAGAAGTATCTGAATAGATATATGGATTCATTTTAAGTTTGGTAGAAAATCAGAACAAAATGACTCCTGATTGGAGGAAAATTGGGTGAGGAATGATGATTATAATAGGGACAGTGTTGTCTGTAGATGGCAGTATGACACTTCTTGCTAGAGAATATACTGGAAAAACTCCAAAATAAAGGGTCATGGCACTGTCCTCAGTACAGTTGTGTGCATGAGGATCAACACAGTCATGGCTAGATACATCACAGTAAAACCTCTTGGAATCTGATAAACAGGTCTTAATACTTAATGGTATTGAGACTTCCAGCCTCACTTGGGAAAATCTGTGTCTACCCAAGATAATCAAATAGCATAAAGATATCCCCCCCTACCCACCATTCCCCCAAACCCCCACAATGAAAAGAGAGTGTCAATTCCAGATTAGGAACTCACCATTATTCTGGTTCATAAATCTGTATTAACACAATGTAGCAAGAATGGGATTAGGAAAATGAAGTCATGCTACTCACTCTCACCTTCAAGCCAGagaatgaaatatatatgaaatctctACTTTAGATATCCATTTGAGTACCTGCATATTCATGCAAGGTATTAAGAACCCTTCAGGAGACATTCTTAAGAGATAATgactttttgaaaatgaaatattattgcTTTCTCTAATGGGCCTGAAGGAAATTATGCACATATTAAGACCCAAGATATCTGTATACAATAATTTAAAACCcattaaatttatgaaaacaagAGTTTATACAGTCTTTTTTATCTGTATTCCATggagaaatgaattaaaatatatctagaaaTTCATAACTAAAGTAAatgatttaagtatttttatttccttaataaagTCAAGTGATAGAATTTATCTACATTTTTTCTCTGGAAGTCATGCAGCATGTTGATTTTATCATTTCGTCTGTGTTACACTTAAGAAGGTCTTCATATCAGTTTCAGTGAATAAAACTTTTGAAAACCTATGTAGGCTTAATTAAATAGTAGTAATGTGAAAGTCAGAATAGGTTTCCTCTCACCAAAGTTAGAGATATTAAAGAAGTCTATCAGGattcaaaataacaataaaaataatttaccatAATTTAGGAAATGCTTTTAAGAATTGAGGTCACTCATGGATTTGCATAGTTAAATTATACAATAACGTTAACCTTTCTCTCTTACTCACACAGTGAAAGTAAGATACTAATTCAGTTGTGGGTGCATTTTTGTTACAATAGGTTCATAATTATGCTATCGCAAATGGTAAAATAGAACTCTACTCTCTTTGTGGCGAGTTTCTGTTATGCTTTGAATGAGTTTATAGGGCAGTGGTTATTTCTACAGTTCACATGAGCCTCATGGTTTCTGACCAAGGTGGATCTTAAATGGGTGGCAAACATAACAGATGCCGAATATCTCATCAtggtatgtttgtgtttttatttaactaTTAAAAAGGGTGCTCTCATTTTCTAATTCTCATTGCTATCATTCGGTTTTTTGGAAACATTTCTCAACAGAAAAGTATTCTTTATGAATAGCACTTTATGTGTGTTGTATATCCTAATAGCACTTTTCCCAGGGCTAAATTTGTGACTCACTTAAAAATCTATACAAAGGGTGGGGTTTGTGAATTATTTTGCAGAGCATCATTTTTAATAGATTGGCTTGTGAAGTTAGTTAGAAGAGCAAATTCTGGTTTCAACTGTTTTTGAAAGCATGGAGATGTTTTAAGAGCTAGACTTATTTTACATGATGACATGAACATACAGTAAGTAAGGCATAGATGAAGGAAAATATTGAAGTGTTTTCCAAATATCTtcctcttttattgttttttttgatattttgtaatCCTGAGaaagtcaataaaattaataactttttcattcgggtattttattttatttagctaaGAAATTTTTTCCTAAACACAGAACAGTAACTTCATGAGATAGGCAAAATAAGGAAAGTAAATGCTAATGAGAATAAATTCTTGGCTATCATTCGGTTTTTATTAGCTAAAAGGAGTATCTTAGAATCAGTGGGTTCTCAGATgacttattctatttttttctcatcttaaaaaaataggtaaattgtaTATTTCATGTCATTGGTTCACAGAAGTTTCAGATTAATTACTAAATATCTTCTGGACATGAATTGGTGAACTTAGGCAGACTAATGTGatactaaaaataatttgaatcctTGTATTTTGTACTACATTTGCAATGTTCTTCACCCTTTCTGTATACGCTTCAATTTCTGATTAACACCAGGAGAGGCATCTTATATTCAGTGATGTTGCAGAATGCGAAAAAGTTAAGTGAGCACTGAAAAAGAACTCgtgtatttataaaaattcaaatacagtaggtgtcttctttttaaaggaacatcatacaaaatgaggaaaagtgtcagacagtaaaataaaaatccattgtTCCTTAAAGAAATTCTGACAGTGAAATAAAATACTACTGTTATCAGAAGGCAGAATTATATTCAATTGATTTTAAACaaagtgagaaatatattttcaaaaggagGGTTTAGGGTGATATTTCTGTTTAGTTCATTACTCATCTGAATAGAAATATGAAAGTGAAGAAATTAAATGGTTCTAGGAGGCAGTAAGGTATAAGGGAATTTATAAAaactttcatgtttttaaaaagggaatcaaatactttctatagttttttttttttttttctgactcgtGTTCTGAAAAAATATGGAACATTTGTCAGATAGAAACGTATCTATTGCACAAAACCATTTATACCTGGGGAATATGAGGATcctctttgatataaatttttACAAGTATTCTGGAAGGCATTTTTGTATGCATATATTATAgtagaaattaaaacatgaaatttaaaagatgacCTTACAGTGTACTTTATATTAACGTCTTTCAGAGCAAGCAGATAGTGTTTGGTGCGATTCTAGAAAAACAATAAGAATAATCATTTTAGAATCAATTTTGATAATTGTTGTATAAAAGAGATACAATGCCAAAACGAAATCTTGCTTAACACAGTTCTTCCATTAAAATATTGTGAAGACtatacatttgtaaaataggggaacaaaaatgaacttattacTTTGAAAGGGCCTTCTGTGTACAAGTCACTGTCTTAGTCATGTATTTGAGGTActtcatttcaaaaagaaataattcatggTTACATGAGTGTAGGTATTATACATGGATTCAAAATGGTAAGAGGAGTCTGAGTTAGCTTGGAATAGGCTTGGTATTTACTACTGTTACATTCCATAACCTTGATATTATGCATCTGTATTTTAGCAATGTGAATTTTAGCCATGTAGCATGCTTGGCAACTAAGACTCCTAGAACACAACCATCTGATTTTGATAACATGTTATTTTTCTTGTCCTAGACTGATTCCAGGACATCAACTATTGAAATCTACAGTGAGATATAACTTTCTAGGAACAACATAATTCTATTCCCCTTCCAAAAAACTCCAATGATTTGTGATTTCAAAATTTGGCTAAGATCATTTAGCTTGTAATCTGGATTTCCCACTATAAaagcaagcaaaacaaaaaccaccttaAAAAATATGTCCCACTGAACCCCATGCTTACTTTAGCTGTAATCTTGCAATCGAAATTTTAAATTTGTGGAAGAAACAGTGCagtgtgataaaaaaaaatgttttatcatgCTGTTTCTCGATTTGCTTCCTCTGAATGCCAACAAGTGTGATGTAATATAATGTGTCTTGATGTACAAACTGATGGTTAATATATCAATCATGAAACATGGAATTACTTG is a genomic window of Phocoena sinus isolate mPhoSin1 chromosome X, mPhoSin1.pri, whole genome shotgun sequence containing:
- the PCDH11X gene encoding protocadherin-11 X-linked; its protein translation is MDLLSGTYIFAVLLACVVFQSGAQEKNYTVREEMPENVLIGDLLKDLNLSLIPDKSLTTPMQFKLVYKTGDVPLIRIEEGTGEIFTTGARIDREKLCAGVLVDTRCFYEVEVAVLPDEIFRLVKIRFLIEDINDNAPLFPATVINISIPENSAINSRYALPAAIDPDIGINGVQNYQLIKGQSIFGLDVIETPEGEKMPQLIVQKELDREEKDTYVMKVKVEDGGFPQRSSTAILQVSVADTNDNRPVFKENEIEVSIPENAPVGTSVTQLHATDADIGENARIHFYFSNLVSNMAKRLFHLNSTSGLITIKEPLDREESPNHRLLVLASDGGLIPARSMVLVNVTDVNDNVPSIDIRYIINPINGTVVLSENSPLNTKIALITVTDKDADLNGRVTCFTDHEVPFRLRPVFSNQFLLETAAYLDYESTREYAIKLLAADAGKPPLNQSSMLLIKVKDENDNAPVFTQPFISLSVPENNSPGTQLTKISAMDADTGHNAEINYLLGIDAPSEFNLDRRTGILTAAKKLDREKQEKYSFTVLAKDNGMPPLITNATVLVTILDQNDNSPIFTHNEYNFYVPENLPRHGTVGLITVTDPDYGENSAVTLSILDASDDFTIDPQTGVIRPNISFDREKQESYTFYVKAEDGGRVSRSSTAKVTINVVDVNDNKPVFVVPSSNYSFELVLPSTNPGTVVFTVVAVDNDTGMNAELHYSIVGGNTKGLFMIDQTTGNITLKEKCVLADLGLHKLVVKVKDLGQPDSLFNVVNVNLFMNESVTNATLIYELVRKNIETPVTQSIETSDTSSPSSDYVKIVVAIVAGTITVILVIFITAVVRCRQSPHLKAAQKNKQNSEWVTPNPENRQMIMMKKKKKKKKHTPKNLLLNFVTIEETKADDADNDGNSVTLDLPIELEEQTMGKYNWGTTPTTFKPDSPDLARHYKSASPQPAFQIQPETPLNSKHHIIQELPLDNTFVGCDSISKCSSSSSDPYSVSECSYPVTTFKTPVSVHTRLPMKEVIRSRTPMKETTTVEIWTHPQPQQKSEGKKAGKSQRHVTFHLPEGSQESSSDGGLGEHDTGSLPSTSHALPLGYPQEEYFDHAAPNNRTEGDGNSDPESTFIPGLKKAAEITVQPTLEEASDNCTQECLILGHSDACWMPASLTHSSPLQAQTSALCHSPPLTQTTLRWHNPPVTQTIVLCHSPPVTQAIALCHSPPPAQTSTLHHSPPLAQATALCRSPSPAQASALRYSPPLAQAAAIHCSPPLPQAAALHCSPAQLPMGLQQGWGQGAGPDGLLSLDQGSQGSTRSQFYAMSERLHPSDDSIKVIPLKTFTPEQQARPSRGDSPTMEEHPL